Proteins encoded in a region of the Pseudomonas sp. PDNC002 genome:
- a CDS encoding tryptophan--tRNA ligase, with protein sequence MTTRILTGITTTGTPHLGNYAGAIRPAIVASRDPQADSFYFLADYHALIKCDDPTRIQRSRLEIAATWLACGLDADKATFYRQSDIPEIPELTWLLTCVSAKGLLNRAHAYKASVDKNVEAGEDPDAGVTMGLYSYPVLMAADILMFNAHKVPVGRDQIQHVEMARDIGQRFNHLFGNGKELFTLPEVVIEEDVATLPGLDGRKMSKSYDNTIPLFGSAKQLKDAVARIVTDSRAPGEPKDPDNSHLFTLYQAFSTHEQQAAFRAELLGGLAWGEAKQRLFELLDNELGEARERYHALITRPADLEDILLAGAAKARRIATPFLGELREAVGLRSFREQVQVASEGKKKAAKAARFVSFREDDGFRFRLLDAAGEQLLLSIAFADGKAAGQVTKRLQSEELDLHAELNAFSVRLDGEAVAYSPEFSSDAERDAAMQRLREALAPQE encoded by the coding sequence ATGACGACCCGTATCCTGACCGGCATCACCACCACCGGTACTCCGCACCTGGGCAACTACGCCGGCGCCATCCGCCCGGCCATCGTCGCCAGCCGCGATCCGCAGGCAGATTCCTTCTATTTCCTGGCCGACTACCACGCGCTGATCAAGTGCGATGACCCGACGCGCATCCAGCGTTCGCGTCTGGAAATCGCCGCCACCTGGCTGGCCTGCGGCCTGGATGCTGACAAGGCGACCTTCTATCGCCAGTCCGATATTCCCGAAATCCCCGAGCTGACCTGGCTGCTCACTTGCGTCAGCGCCAAGGGCCTGCTCAATCGCGCCCACGCCTACAAGGCCTCGGTGGACAAGAACGTCGAGGCCGGCGAAGACCCGGACGCCGGCGTCACCATGGGCCTGTACAGCTACCCGGTGCTGATGGCCGCGGACATCCTGATGTTCAACGCGCACAAGGTGCCGGTCGGCCGCGACCAGATCCAGCACGTCGAGATGGCCCGCGACATCGGCCAGCGCTTCAACCACCTGTTCGGCAACGGCAAGGAGCTGTTCACCCTGCCCGAGGTGGTGATCGAGGAAGACGTGGCGACCCTGCCGGGCCTGGACGGCCGCAAGATGTCCAAGAGCTACGACAACACCATCCCGCTGTTCGGCAGCGCCAAGCAGCTCAAGGACGCCGTGGCGCGCATCGTCACCGACTCCCGTGCGCCGGGCGAGCCGAAGGACCCGGACAACTCCCACCTGTTCACCCTGTACCAGGCCTTCTCCACCCACGAGCAACAGGCCGCGTTCCGCGCCGAGCTGCTCGGTGGCCTGGCTTGGGGTGAAGCCAAGCAGCGCCTGTTCGAGCTGCTCGACAATGAACTGGGCGAGGCCCGCGAGCGCTATCACGCGCTGATCACCCGCCCGGCTGACCTGGAGGACATCCTCCTGGCCGGCGCCGCCAAGGCCCGCCGCATCGCCACCCCGTTCCTCGGCGAGCTGCGCGAAGCCGTGGGCCTGCGCTCGTTCCGCGAGCAGGTGCAAGTGGCCAGCGAAGGCAAGAAGAAGGCCGCCAAGGCCGCGCGTTTCGTCAGCTTCCGCGAGGACGACGGCTTCCGCTTCCGCCTGCTGGATGCCGCCGGTGAGCAGTTGCTGCTTTCCATCGCCTTCGCCGACGGCAAGGCCGCCGGCCAGGTGACCAAGCGCCTGCAGTCCGAGGAGCTGGACCTGCATGCCGAGCTGAACGCCTTCAGCGTGCGTCTGGATGGCGAAGCCGTGGCGTACAGCCCAGAGTTCTCCTCTGATGCGGAGCGCGACGCCGCCATGCAGCGTCTGCGCGAGGCTCTCGCTCCGCAGGAGTGA
- a CDS encoding alpha/beta hydrolase: MTTREIPLFLDGPEGQLEALHLATPDAKGVALICHPHPLFAGTMQTKVVATLQRAARDAGYATLRFNFRGVGQSAGSYAEGRGEIDDALAAARWLAGEHPGLPLTLMGFSFGSCVAGNAAERLEEQGAELAQLFMLAPPVERFDVDLPEQCPLTVIQPEADEVVTPERVYAWSAELSKPHELIRVPECSHFFHGKLIELKDLIQARLA; encoded by the coding sequence TTGACCACCCGCGAAATCCCCCTGTTCCTCGATGGTCCCGAAGGCCAACTGGAAGCCTTGCACCTCGCCACGCCGGACGCCAAGGGCGTCGCGCTGATCTGCCATCCGCACCCGCTGTTCGCCGGCACCATGCAGACCAAGGTGGTCGCCACCCTGCAGCGCGCCGCACGGGATGCAGGATACGCCACCCTGCGTTTCAATTTTCGTGGCGTGGGTCAGAGCGCCGGCAGTTATGCCGAAGGCCGTGGTGAGATCGACGACGCGCTGGCCGCCGCGCGCTGGCTGGCCGGGGAGCATCCAGGGCTGCCGCTGACGCTGATGGGCTTCTCCTTCGGCTCCTGCGTGGCTGGCAATGCTGCGGAGCGCCTGGAAGAGCAGGGCGCTGAACTCGCACAGTTGTTCATGCTGGCGCCGCCGGTGGAGCGTTTCGACGTCGACTTGCCCGAGCAGTGCCCGCTGACGGTGATCCAGCCGGAGGCCGACGAAGTGGTCACGCCTGAGCGCGTGTATGCCTGGAGCGCGGAGCTGAGCAAGCCCCACGAACTGATCCGCGTGCCCGAGTGCAGCCATTTCTTCCACGGCAAGCTGATCGAGCTCAAGGACCTGATACAGGCCCGGCTCGCCTAG
- the zapE gene encoding cell division protein ZapE: protein MTPLQRYQEDLKRPDFFHDAAQANAVKHLQRLYDDLVAADKGKTGLFGKLLGKKSQEPVKGLYFWGGVGRGKTYLVDTFFEALPFKQKMRTHFHRFMKRVHEEMKTLKGEKNPLTIIGKRFADEARVICFDEFFVSDITDAMILATLLEELFKNGVSLVATSNIVPDGLYKDGLQRARFLPAIALVKQHTEVVNVDSGVDYRLRALEQAELYHWPLSEQADQAMTRDFKALTPECAAATRDDALMIENREIRARITCDDVAWFEFRELCDGPRSQNDYIELAKIFHAILISNVEQMGVAKDDMARRFINLVDEFYDRNVKLILSAEVELKDLYTGGRLEFEFQRTLSRLLEMQSHEYLSRPHRP from the coding sequence ATGACGCCTCTTCAGCGCTACCAGGAAGACCTCAAACGCCCCGATTTCTTCCACGACGCCGCGCAAGCGAACGCCGTGAAGCACCTGCAACGCCTCTACGACGACCTGGTCGCCGCTGATAAAGGCAAGACCGGCCTGTTCGGCAAGCTGCTGGGCAAGAAGTCCCAGGAGCCGGTGAAGGGCCTGTACTTCTGGGGCGGTGTCGGCCGCGGCAAGACCTACCTGGTGGATACCTTCTTCGAAGCGCTGCCCTTCAAACAGAAGATGCGCACGCACTTCCACCGCTTCATGAAGCGCGTCCACGAGGAAATGAAAACCCTCAAGGGCGAGAAGAACCCGCTGACCATCATCGGCAAACGTTTCGCCGACGAAGCGCGGGTAATCTGCTTCGATGAATTCTTCGTCTCCGATATCACCGACGCGATGATCCTCGCGACCCTGCTGGAAGAGCTGTTCAAGAACGGCGTCAGCCTGGTGGCAACCTCCAACATCGTGCCGGACGGCCTCTACAAGGACGGCCTGCAGCGCGCGCGCTTCCTGCCCGCCATCGCGCTGGTCAAGCAGCACACCGAAGTGGTCAACGTCGACAGCGGCGTGGACTACCGTCTGCGCGCCCTGGAGCAGGCCGAGCTGTACCACTGGCCGCTGTCCGAGCAGGCCGACCAGGCCATGACCCGCGACTTCAAGGCATTGACGCCGGAGTGCGCCGCAGCGACCCGTGATGACGCGCTGATGATCGAGAACCGCGAGATCCGCGCACGCATCACCTGCGATGACGTGGCCTGGTTCGAATTCCGCGAGCTGTGCGACGGCCCGCGTAGCCAGAACGACTACATCGAGCTGGCGAAGATCTTCCACGCGATCCTGATCTCCAACGTCGAGCAGATGGGCGTGGCCAAGGACGATATGGCCCGCCGCTTCATCAACCTGGTGGACGAATTCTACGACCGCAACGTCAAGCTGATCCTCTCCGCCGAGGTGGAGCTGAAGGACCTGTACACCGGCGGTCGCCTGGAGTTCGAATTCCAGCGCACCCTGAGCCGCCTGCTGGAGATGCAGTCCCACGAATACCTGAGCCGCCCGCACCGTCCCTGA
- the cysN gene encoding sulfate adenylyltransferase subunit CysN, with translation MSHQSDLISEDILAYLAQHERKELLRFLTCGNVDDGKSTLIGRLLHDSKMIYEDHLEAITRDSKKVGTTGDDVDLALLVDGLQAEREQGITIDVAYRYFSTAKRKFIIADTPGHEQYTRNMATGASTCDLAIILIDARYGVQTQTRRHSFIASLLGIKHIVVAINKMDLKGFDQGVFEQIKADYLQFAEKINLKTNSLHFVPMSALKGDNVVNKSERSPWYTGQSLMEILETVEVAGDRNLDDMRFPVQYVNRPNLNFRGFAGTLASGIVRKGDDVIALPSGKGSKVKSIVTYEGELEQAGPGQAITLTLEDEIDVSRGDMLVHADNRPQVTDGFDAMLVWMAEEPMLPGKKYDIKRATSYVPGSIPSITHKVDVNTLEETAASELKLNEIARVKVSLDAPIALDGYEQNRTTGAFIVVDRLTNGTVGAGMIIAAPQATHGAAAHHGNGHVARDERAARFGQQPATVLFSGLSGAGKSTLAYAVERKLFDMGRAVYVLDGQNLRHDLNKGLPQDRAGRNENWLRTAHVAKQFNEAGLISLCAFVAPSAEGREQGKALIGAERFVTVYVQASPQVCRERDPQGLYAAGQDNIPGESFPYDVPLDADLVIDTQSQSVEEGVKAVLDLLRQRGAI, from the coding sequence ATGTCGCATCAATCCGATCTGATCAGCGAGGACATCCTCGCCTACCTGGCCCAGCACGAGCGCAAGGAACTCCTGCGCTTCCTCACCTGCGGCAACGTCGACGACGGCAAGAGCACCCTGATCGGGCGCCTGCTGCACGACTCCAAGATGATCTACGAGGACCACCTCGAGGCCATCACCCGCGACTCGAAGAAAGTCGGCACCACCGGCGATGACGTCGACCTGGCGCTGCTGGTCGACGGCCTGCAGGCCGAGCGCGAGCAGGGCATCACCATCGACGTGGCGTACCGCTACTTCAGCACCGCCAAGCGCAAGTTCATCATCGCCGACACCCCTGGCCATGAGCAGTACACCCGCAACATGGCCACCGGCGCGTCCACCTGCGACCTGGCCATCATCCTGATCGACGCCCGCTACGGCGTGCAGACCCAGACCCGCCGGCACAGCTTCATCGCCTCGCTGCTGGGCATCAAGCACATCGTCGTGGCCATCAACAAGATGGACCTCAAGGGCTTCGATCAGGGCGTGTTCGAGCAGATCAAGGCCGACTACCTGCAGTTCGCCGAGAAGATCAACCTCAAGACCAATTCCCTGCACTTCGTGCCGATGTCGGCGCTGAAGGGCGACAACGTGGTCAACAAGTCCGAGCGCTCGCCGTGGTACACCGGCCAGTCGCTGATGGAAATCCTCGAGACCGTGGAAGTCGCGGGCGACCGCAACCTCGACGACATGCGCTTCCCGGTGCAGTACGTCAACCGCCCGAACCTGAACTTCCGCGGCTTCGCTGGCACCCTCGCGAGCGGCATCGTGCGCAAGGGCGACGACGTCATCGCACTGCCGTCGGGCAAGGGCAGCAAGGTCAAGTCCATCGTCACCTACGAAGGTGAGCTGGAGCAGGCAGGTCCGGGCCAGGCCATCACCCTGACCCTGGAAGACGAGATCGACGTCTCCCGCGGCGACATGCTGGTGCATGCCGACAACCGTCCGCAGGTCACCGATGGCTTCGACGCCATGCTGGTGTGGATGGCCGAAGAGCCGATGCTCCCTGGCAAGAAATACGACATCAAGCGCGCCACCAGCTACGTCCCGGGTTCGATTCCGAGCATCACCCACAAGGTGGACGTGAACACCCTGGAAGAGACCGCCGCCAGCGAACTCAAGCTCAACGAGATCGCCCGCGTGAAGGTCAGCCTGGATGCGCCCATCGCACTGGATGGCTACGAACAGAACCGCACCACCGGCGCCTTCATCGTCGTTGACCGCCTGACCAATGGTACCGTCGGTGCCGGCATGATCATCGCCGCGCCGCAGGCGACCCATGGTGCCGCCGCGCACCACGGCAATGGTCATGTAGCCCGCGACGAGCGCGCCGCCCGCTTCGGCCAGCAGCCCGCTACCGTGCTGTTCAGCGGCCTTTCCGGCGCAGGCAAGAGCACCCTGGCCTACGCCGTTGAGCGCAAGCTGTTCGACATGGGCCGCGCGGTCTATGTGCTGGACGGCCAGAACCTGCGCCACGACCTGAACAAGGGCCTGCCGCAGGATCGCGCCGGTCGCAACGAAAACTGGCTGCGCACCGCCCATGTGGCCAAGCAGTTCAACGAAGCCGGCCTGATCAGCCTGTGCGCCTTCGTCGCCCCGAGTGCCGAAGGCCGCGAGCAGGGCAAGGCGCTGATCGGTGCCGAGCGCTTCGTCACCGTCTACGTCCAGGCTTCCCCGCAGGTCTGCCGCGAACGTGATCCGCAAGGTCTGTACGCCGCCGGCCAGGACAACATCCCGGGCGAGTCCTTCCCGTACGATGTGCCGCTGGATGCCGATCTGGTGATCGACACCCAGAGCCAATCGGTGGAAGAGGGCGTCAAGGCGGTTCTCGACCTGCTTCGCCAGCGCGGCGCAATCTGA
- a CDS encoding DUF1043 family protein produces MEQSLTTWLLPLLALIVGAGIGFLIARLLPNAAPNKLQRQVDDMQDRFDSYQREVVTHFSTSASLMKKLTQSYQDVQDHLSEGAERLALDEQTKQRLLAALHTDEYPERRERLTPPANNEAPRDYAPKTGDGPGTLDETYGLKSKY; encoded by the coding sequence GTGGAACAGTCCCTCACCACCTGGTTGCTGCCGCTACTCGCCCTGATCGTCGGGGCCGGCATCGGCTTTCTGATCGCCCGCCTGCTGCCCAACGCCGCGCCGAACAAGCTGCAGCGTCAGGTAGACGACATGCAGGATCGTTTCGACAGCTACCAGCGCGAAGTGGTGACCCACTTCAGCACCTCTGCCAGCCTGATGAAGAAGCTCACCCAGAGCTATCAGGATGTGCAGGATCATCTGTCCGAAGGCGCCGAGCGCCTGGCCCTGGACGAACAGACCAAGCAGCGCCTGCTGGCCGCCCTGCACACGGACGAATACCCCGAGCGCCGCGAGCGCCTGACCCCGCCGGCGAACAACGAAGCGCCGCGCGACTACGCGCCCAAGACCGGCGACGGCCCGGGCACCCTGGACGAGACGTACGGGCTGAAGAGCAAATACTGA
- a CDS encoding GlxA family transcriptional regulator, translating into MAALRHGRQQGLGLQPSFETRIVSPDGQPVQSFSGDTLSVHGALDEPELIILPAFWGDFDELLNRYPQVLPWLRERHAAGCVLCGEVSGVFWLAEAGLLDGKEATTYWRFFREFAERYPKVQLNQEKHIADADNIYTAGGLTSACDLYIYLIEHFCGAAVAQGVARDILYEVQRSYVPGRLGFGGQKLHHDPAILQIQHWLEEHFSDKFRFEDVAREHGMSIRNFMRRFQAATGDKPLHYLQRLRIETARNLLSTSRKSIKTISYEVGYDDASFFARLFRQHTGLSPNHYRRQYEQKEG; encoded by the coding sequence ATGGCCGCACTGCGCCATGGCCGCCAGCAGGGCCTCGGCCTGCAACCCAGCTTCGAAACCCGTATCGTCAGCCCGGACGGCCAGCCGGTGCAGAGCTTCAGTGGTGACACCCTGTCGGTACACGGGGCCCTGGACGAGCCGGAGCTGATCATTCTCCCCGCCTTCTGGGGCGACTTCGACGAACTGCTGAACCGCTACCCGCAGGTCCTACCCTGGCTGCGCGAGCGCCATGCCGCCGGCTGCGTACTCTGCGGCGAGGTATCCGGGGTATTCTGGCTGGCCGAGGCTGGCCTGCTGGACGGTAAGGAAGCGACGACCTACTGGCGCTTCTTCCGCGAATTCGCCGAGCGTTACCCAAAGGTGCAGCTCAACCAGGAAAAACACATCGCCGACGCCGACAACATCTACACCGCCGGCGGCCTGACATCGGCCTGCGACCTGTACATCTACCTGATCGAGCACTTCTGCGGCGCCGCCGTGGCCCAGGGCGTGGCCCGCGACATCCTCTATGAGGTGCAGCGCAGCTACGTCCCCGGCCGTCTCGGCTTCGGCGGACAGAAACTGCATCATGACCCGGCGATCCTGCAGATCCAGCATTGGCTCGAAGAGCACTTCTCCGACAAGTTCCGCTTCGAGGACGTGGCCCGCGAGCACGGCATGAGCATCCGCAACTTCATGCGGCGCTTCCAGGCGGCCACCGGCGACAAGCCGCTGCACTACCTGCAGCGACTGCGTATCGAGACGGCACGCAACCTGCTGTCCACCAGCCGCAAGAGCATCAAGACCATCAGCTACGAAGTCGGCTACGACGACGCCAGTTTCTTCGCACGGCTATTCCGCCAGCACACGGGCCTTTCGCCAAACCATTACCGGCGCCAGTACGAACAGAAGGAAGGCTGA